A single genomic interval of Stieleria maiorica harbors:
- a CDS encoding sugar phosphate isomerase/epimerase family protein gives MNQPPLSNRDQTPSGRDRTRSGPSPRFGRRQAIAGALAAPLAAGVLAPKAPAAETTARSPRGNRIAVSTYSYWRYRDDSKLTIEQCIDLAAETGFDGVEILHVQMEDESNATLQRIKQRAFRGGLDLCGFSTHQSFVYPDAAKREENVRHTIHCIELAYALGIPTIRVNTGRWGTSKDFDTLMANKGIEPRLEGYSDDDGFAWVREGLEKCLPTAEKCGVVLGLENHWGLGRTAAGVLRLINEIDSPWLKATLDTGNFLEDQYAQYEQLAPEAVFVQAKTYFGGGTWYTLEIDYDRVAKILAAVDYRGYISLEFEGKESHATAIPKSLETLRKAFA, from the coding sequence ATGAATCAGCCCCCTCTTTCAAACCGTGACCAAACACCCTCCGGCCGCGACCGAACACGTTCCGGCCCCTCGCCACGATTCGGTCGCCGGCAAGCGATCGCCGGAGCGCTAGCCGCCCCGCTGGCGGCCGGCGTGCTGGCTCCGAAAGCACCGGCGGCCGAAACCACCGCTCGGTCACCGCGAGGCAACCGGATCGCCGTTTCCACGTATTCCTACTGGCGGTATCGCGACGACAGCAAACTGACGATCGAGCAGTGCATCGACTTGGCGGCCGAGACCGGATTCGACGGCGTGGAAATCCTGCACGTGCAAATGGAAGACGAATCCAATGCCACGCTGCAACGGATCAAACAACGCGCCTTTCGGGGCGGATTGGACCTGTGCGGGTTTTCGACGCATCAATCCTTCGTCTATCCCGACGCCGCCAAACGCGAAGAAAACGTCCGCCACACCATCCACTGTATCGAACTGGCCTACGCGTTGGGCATTCCGACGATCCGCGTGAACACCGGTCGCTGGGGAACGTCCAAGGACTTTGACACGCTGATGGCCAACAAAGGCATCGAGCCGCGACTGGAGGGGTATAGCGACGACGACGGGTTTGCTTGGGTCCGAGAGGGACTGGAAAAGTGCCTGCCGACGGCGGAAAAGTGCGGTGTCGTCCTGGGGCTGGAAAACCATTGGGGGCTCGGCCGAACCGCCGCGGGCGTCTTGCGTCTGATCAACGAGATCGACTCGCCCTGGTTAAAAGCGACCTTGGACACGGGCAACTTCTTGGAAGACCAGTACGCCCAATACGAACAACTCGCTCCCGAAGCGGTCTTCGTCCAAGCCAAGACCTACTTCGGCGGTGGAACCTGGTACACGCTGGAGATCGACTACGACCGAGTGGCAAAGATCTTGGCGGCGGTCGACTACCGGGGATACATCTCGCTGGAATTCGAAGGCAAGGAATCGCACGCGACCGCGATCCCCAAAAGCCTTGAAACGCTGCGCAAGGCGTTCGCTTGA
- a CDS encoding response regulator: MDDASRTSTRTSGGQLVDEPPRSRIIIIDDNTAIHDDFRKILCDDSGGDSELDSLEVSLFGTSSRQARASRSYELASAYQGEDGYRMVCEAIEEGRPFSTAFVDMRMPPGWDGVETIRHLWKADPDLQVLICTAFSDYSWSEIVEELGHSDQLLILRKPFDAAEVSQIAAAMTKKRKLTEASRNTVADLEETVAAKTNELRREMKQRELAQQLLLEKEKQLRESQKLEAVGMLAGGIAHEFNNLLQIILSYAQFGIDSTQAGEPLHQDLKCILKAGERASSLTRQLLGFSRRKPLCCVDINVNDVIAELVALAKPLLGSRITLRQNLHPHSVIVHADSVELQQALLNCCINSRDAMDGTGELTLSTEPVDLDEAYCRKDEVLKPGPFVRISISDTGSGMPPNVLERIFEPFFTTKEVGSGTGLGMAMVYGLVKQHQGHIEVESEVGVGTTFRILLPAVKTTAKEKEQVRPVADRTMDDSGSFGTILVADDEELLRQVSKRILQHAGYDVVLASDGQEAVDRVEQLAGQIDLAILDVMMPNMTGREACTRIAESNPNLPLLFCTGHDPEVAQKGEVPPGYPVVHKPFTPDHLLSSVREILDEHQRLLQERRDVNSATTV, from the coding sequence ATGGATGACGCATCTAGGACGAGCACCAGGACCAGCGGCGGACAACTCGTCGACGAGCCCCCACGGTCGCGAATCATCATCATCGATGACAACACCGCGATTCACGATGACTTTCGCAAGATTTTGTGTGACGATTCCGGCGGTGATTCGGAATTGGACTCACTGGAAGTCTCCCTGTTCGGCACTTCCTCGCGCCAGGCCAGGGCGTCCCGGTCGTACGAATTGGCATCCGCCTATCAAGGTGAAGACGGATACCGGATGGTGTGCGAGGCGATCGAAGAGGGGCGTCCCTTCAGCACGGCGTTCGTCGACATGCGGATGCCCCCGGGCTGGGACGGCGTGGAGACGATCCGTCACCTGTGGAAGGCCGATCCCGATCTGCAAGTTCTGATTTGCACCGCGTTCTCGGATTATTCCTGGTCGGAAATCGTCGAGGAACTCGGCCACAGCGACCAGTTGCTGATTCTGCGAAAACCCTTCGACGCCGCAGAGGTTTCTCAGATCGCGGCGGCGATGACCAAAAAAAGAAAGCTGACCGAAGCGTCCCGAAACACCGTCGCCGACCTGGAAGAAACCGTTGCCGCGAAGACGAACGAGCTTCGTCGCGAGATGAAGCAACGGGAACTGGCGCAGCAACTGTTGCTGGAAAAAGAAAAACAGCTGCGTGAATCCCAAAAACTGGAAGCGGTCGGGATGTTGGCCGGCGGGATCGCGCATGAGTTCAACAATCTGTTGCAGATCATTCTTTCCTATGCGCAATTCGGAATCGACTCCACCCAGGCGGGCGAACCGTTGCACCAAGATCTGAAATGCATCCTCAAGGCCGGGGAGCGCGCCAGTTCATTGACGCGTCAATTGCTCGGCTTCAGTCGCCGCAAACCGCTGTGCTGTGTGGATATCAACGTCAATGATGTGATCGCCGAATTGGTTGCCCTGGCCAAGCCGCTACTGGGGTCTCGGATCACGCTTCGCCAAAACCTGCATCCCCACTCGGTGATCGTGCATGCCGATTCGGTCGAACTGCAGCAAGCGCTGCTGAATTGTTGTATCAATTCACGCGACGCGATGGACGGTACCGGCGAGCTGACGTTGTCGACCGAACCGGTGGATCTGGATGAAGCGTATTGTCGCAAAGACGAGGTGCTCAAACCCGGGCCGTTCGTTCGGATTTCAATTTCTGATACCGGCAGCGGAATGCCACCGAACGTGTTGGAGCGGATCTTTGAGCCTTTCTTCACGACCAAGGAAGTCGGGTCGGGAACAGGGCTGGGAATGGCGATGGTCTACGGGTTGGTGAAACAGCACCAAGGGCACATCGAGGTCGAATCCGAAGTCGGTGTGGGCACGACGTTTCGAATCTTATTGCCCGCGGTCAAGACGACTGCGAAAGAGAAGGAGCAAGTGCGACCGGTCGCCGACCGAACTATGGACGACAGCGGCAGCTTCGGAACGATCTTGGTCGCCGACGACGAAGAACTGTTGCGACAAGTCAGCAAGCGGATCCTGCAACACGCCGGATACGACGTGGTGTTGGCCAGCGATGGACAAGAAGCCGTCGACCGTGTCGAACAATTGGCCGGCCAGATCGATCTGGCCATCCTGGATGTCATGATGCCCAACATGACCGGGCGCGAAGCGTGCACCCGCATCGCAGAGAGCAATCCGAATCTGCCGCTGTTGTTCTGTACAGGCCATGACCCCGAAGTCGCTCAAAAGGGTGAAGTCCCGCCCGGCTATCCGGTCGTTCACAAGCCCTTCACCCCCGACCATCTGCTTTCGTCGGTCCGCGAGATCCTGGACGAGCACCAGAGACTGCTTCAAGAACGCAGAGACGTTAATTCGGCGACGACGGTGTGA
- a CDS encoding efflux RND transporter periplasmic adaptor subunit → MSKSPFVRRALWCGTLAVTLLIVDGVPAQIPGPSEPENLQPVMACRVRTGQAKSAYQLLGTVTPSRTTTIGYSLPGRLRTLHAKRGDRLAAGDAVADLQTDVIQIELAAAKAELRLVQQQLAELESGSRQEDIAEAKARMEAAGAIARRSASQLERLSKLVRSKAASVEELDVATAEANSSQQLLQAATIAHARLVAGPRVEQVAQAQARVDLQREQVRLLEDRLNKHTLIAPFDGYVTAEYTEAGAWITAGDPVVDLIELDTVRVEVAVPAAQVVSLRPGQTIHVEFDARPGELLLGQLERIVPAADTRARTFPVLVRIKNRIDNGIPMLMSGMVVRMDLPIGPEVELTFVPTDAIVLDGQQQSVFVVDADRAAASTAEQPKQAAVVRKVPVKLGVAQGDWISVRGDLPADAIVVTRGNERLAAGQSVEVTVSDG, encoded by the coding sequence ATGTCCAAATCGCCATTTGTCCGTCGCGCCCTGTGGTGCGGCACGTTGGCAGTCACGTTGTTGATTGTCGATGGGGTGCCCGCCCAGATTCCCGGGCCGTCCGAACCAGAAAACCTTCAGCCGGTGATGGCGTGCCGCGTCCGCACGGGGCAGGCCAAGTCGGCCTATCAGCTGTTGGGCACGGTGACGCCCAGTCGGACCACCACGATCGGTTATTCGTTGCCGGGGCGATTGCGCACCTTGCACGCCAAACGCGGCGATCGGCTTGCCGCCGGCGATGCCGTGGCGGATTTACAGACCGATGTGATTCAAATCGAACTTGCCGCCGCCAAAGCGGAATTGCGTTTGGTCCAACAGCAACTCGCCGAGTTGGAATCCGGATCACGACAGGAAGACATCGCCGAAGCCAAGGCCAGGATGGAAGCCGCCGGTGCGATCGCGCGTCGGTCGGCCAGCCAGCTGGAACGGCTGTCCAAACTGGTGCGATCCAAAGCCGCCTCGGTCGAAGAACTGGACGTGGCGACGGCGGAGGCGAATTCGTCGCAGCAGTTGTTGCAGGCGGCGACCATCGCCCATGCCCGATTGGTCGCCGGGCCGCGGGTCGAGCAAGTCGCCCAGGCCCAGGCGCGTGTGGATCTGCAACGCGAACAAGTTCGCCTGCTCGAAGACCGGCTCAACAAGCACACGCTGATCGCACCTTTCGACGGTTACGTCACGGCCGAGTACACCGAAGCGGGCGCTTGGATCACCGCCGGCGATCCGGTCGTCGACTTGATCGAACTGGACACCGTCCGCGTCGAAGTCGCTGTCCCGGCCGCCCAAGTGGTTTCGCTGCGTCCGGGGCAAACGATCCATGTGGAATTCGACGCGCGGCCGGGCGAATTACTGCTCGGGCAACTCGAACGCATCGTGCCCGCCGCCGACACGCGGGCGCGAACGTTCCCGGTGTTGGTGCGGATCAAAAACCGAATCGACAACGGGATCCCGATGCTGATGTCCGGGATGGTCGTGCGGATGGATTTGCCGATCGGGCCGGAAGTCGAGCTGACGTTCGTGCCGACCGATGCGATCGTCCTGGACGGCCAGCAACAGTCGGTGTTCGTCGTCGATGCCGATCGTGCCGCCGCCTCCACAGCGGAGCAACCGAAACAGGCGGCCGTCGTCCGCAAAGTGCCGGTCAAGCTGGGCGTCGCGCAAGGAGATTGGATTTCGGTCCGCGGTGATCTGCCGGCCGACGCCATCGTCGTCACGCGGGGCAACGAACGTTTGGCGGCCGGACAGTCTGTGGAGGTCACCGTCTCGGACGGTTGA
- a CDS encoding TMEM43 family protein, giving the protein MGTHVTEESWFGRIGKAFVGILFGGLLTIVSVPLLFWNEGRAVRTAKGLKEGAKVVVDIQPDSVDSTNDGKFVHTSGQVQTDDVLRDDEFAIEYNGVRLTRHVEMYQWNENEQTSKEKKLGGGTRTTTTYTYEKDWFPGLIDSSGFDEAQSHRNPTEFVFADRTYQAKNVSLGRFRLPDSLVAMIGGEDALELGPANLPEDLRDRSVIRNDGPEGGSRIYVFSNPPPAKQTTPTPAAAAELTLTAPDQSRSTDGDRPEPVNGPEPVNGPSESVDGPSESVDGPSESVDGPSESSQERADTSTPQIGDVRVWFTATPAQTVSLLSQQTGDSFQPFQTHYGTTINVLKVGVHSAAEMIAQEEAANRMLTWFLRVAGTGMMFFGLMLVLRPLVVLADVLPIAGSLVGFGTAIVAGLLTIAGAMTVIGIAWVFYRPLLGITLLVIAGGAIFIIVRRGRSKRAKQPDTLTHADLA; this is encoded by the coding sequence ATGGGTACGCACGTCACCGAAGAATCGTGGTTCGGCCGCATCGGCAAAGCGTTCGTGGGCATCCTGTTCGGAGGCCTGCTGACGATCGTTTCCGTTCCGCTATTGTTTTGGAATGAAGGCCGCGCGGTCCGCACCGCCAAGGGATTGAAGGAAGGTGCCAAGGTCGTCGTCGACATCCAGCCCGATTCGGTCGACTCGACAAACGATGGAAAGTTTGTCCACACGTCCGGGCAAGTCCAAACCGATGACGTCCTCCGCGACGACGAGTTTGCCATCGAGTACAACGGAGTCCGATTGACACGCCACGTCGAGATGTACCAGTGGAACGAAAACGAACAGACCAGCAAAGAGAAAAAGCTGGGCGGAGGAACGCGGACGACCACGACATACACCTACGAGAAAGACTGGTTCCCCGGGTTGATCGATTCGAGCGGTTTTGACGAAGCACAGTCGCACCGGAACCCGACCGAGTTCGTCTTTGCCGACCGGACCTACCAGGCCAAAAACGTTTCTCTGGGCCGATTCCGGTTACCCGATTCCCTGGTCGCGATGATCGGCGGAGAAGACGCGTTGGAACTCGGCCCGGCGAATCTTCCCGAAGATTTGCGGGACCGCTCGGTAATTCGCAATGACGGTCCGGAGGGCGGATCGCGGATCTATGTCTTTTCCAACCCGCCGCCGGCGAAACAGACGACGCCCACGCCCGCCGCCGCGGCGGAATTAACGCTCACGGCGCCGGACCAATCGCGATCGACCGACGGCGATCGCCCCGAACCGGTCAATGGGCCCGAACCGGTCAATGGGCCATCCGAATCCGTTGATGGGCCCTCCGAATCCGTTGATGGGCCCTCCGAATCCGTTGATGGGCCCTCCGAATCCTCGCAAGAACGAGCGGACACGTCGACACCGCAAATCGGTGACGTCCGCGTCTGGTTCACCGCCACGCCGGCGCAAACGGTCAGTTTGCTCAGCCAACAGACCGGCGACTCGTTCCAGCCCTTCCAGACGCATTACGGAACGACGATCAACGTGCTGAAGGTCGGAGTCCACAGCGCCGCCGAAATGATCGCTCAAGAAGAAGCGGCCAACCGCATGCTGACGTGGTTCCTGCGAGTGGCGGGAACCGGCATGATGTTCTTTGGCCTGATGTTGGTGCTGCGACCGCTGGTCGTTCTGGCTGACGTGTTGCCGATCGCAGGGTCGTTGGTCGGATTCGGGACCGCGATCGTCGCCGGCTTGCTGACGATCGCCGGGGCGATGACCGTCATCGGAATCGCCTGGGTCTTTTATCGGCCCTTGTTGGGGATCACCTTGCTGGTCATCGCCGGTGGTGCGATCTTCATCATCGTTCGGCGCGGCCGATCGAAACGCGCGAAGCAACCCGACACCCTCACCCACGCCGATTTGGCTTGA
- a CDS encoding ATP-binding protein yields the protein MGITNKRFRDVSVRTKLTFLAATAITLAVTVACVIFVVLDVRRISASKATQLTAIAETLSTNSTAAIAFGQQDAAEELLAAVKRRPTITTACILDSDQNLFAIYRRGGVDHHSADRSLPSGRSIAGGARYSDDGFLEVAVPIIDDGNRLGTLILRETTADLKQARRSHLLAAAVVLALSIIIGVFAISHLQESVTAPILRLASTAKKISQSDDCSIRVYHDGEDEIGVLYRQFNDMLDRVQSREKAVIQASKRLKELNQDLEQRVENRTRELESSNTALQNQVEARDHATKQLQETHAQLLEVSRRAGMADIANGVLHNIGNVLNSLNISANLIDQRVRNIKLASVEKAVQLLTQNEDDLAEFLLETDQGKILPRYLGKLSESMRDDQRSILDEVVSLASNVEHIKDIVRAQQSHAGAFGVTEQLQPESLFEDAIRFVHDSFSKHDVKLVREYDPVAVIEIEKAKAIQIIVNLVKNAKESVLEHDSDTKRVTLRLRQDGDEVWFQVRDSGIGIAPDRITTIFSNGFTTKKDGHGFGLHASAIAAVEMGGRLMVHSDGIGKGATFTLVLPVSLRSPGKAFAG from the coding sequence ATGGGAATCACCAACAAACGATTTCGCGACGTTTCGGTGCGAACGAAACTGACGTTCCTGGCGGCCACGGCGATCACGTTGGCGGTCACGGTCGCCTGTGTCATCTTTGTCGTCCTGGACGTCCGCCGCATTTCGGCATCCAAAGCCACGCAGCTGACGGCGATCGCCGAAACGCTTAGCACCAACAGCACGGCGGCGATCGCGTTCGGACAACAAGATGCCGCCGAAGAGTTGTTGGCGGCCGTCAAGCGACGCCCGACGATCACCACCGCATGCATCTTGGATTCCGACCAAAACCTGTTTGCGATCTATCGCCGCGGCGGTGTGGATCATCACAGCGCCGATCGATCGCTGCCGAGCGGCCGATCGATCGCCGGCGGGGCTCGCTACAGCGACGACGGTTTTCTGGAAGTGGCGGTGCCGATCATCGACGATGGAAATCGGCTGGGCACGTTGATCTTGCGGGAAACCACCGCCGACCTGAAACAGGCGCGGCGGTCCCACCTGCTGGCCGCCGCCGTCGTGCTGGCCCTTTCAATCATCATCGGCGTGTTCGCCATCTCCCACCTTCAAGAATCGGTGACCGCCCCCATCCTGCGACTGGCATCGACGGCCAAAAAGATCTCCCAGAGCGACGACTGCAGCATCCGAGTCTATCACGATGGAGAAGATGAAATCGGGGTCTTGTACCGACAATTCAATGACATGCTCGATCGTGTCCAGTCCCGTGAAAAAGCGGTGATCCAAGCCAGCAAGCGGCTGAAGGAACTGAACCAGGATCTGGAACAGCGCGTCGAAAACCGGACCCGCGAACTCGAATCATCCAACACCGCCCTGCAAAACCAAGTCGAAGCCCGGGATCACGCCACGAAACAGCTGCAGGAAACTCACGCGCAACTCCTGGAAGTCTCCCGGCGTGCCGGAATGGCCGACATCGCCAACGGCGTGCTGCACAACATCGGCAACGTTCTGAACAGTTTGAACATCAGCGCCAATCTGATCGACCAACGCGTTCGAAATATCAAATTGGCCAGTGTCGAAAAAGCCGTCCAGCTGCTGACGCAGAATGAAGACGACCTGGCCGAATTCCTGCTGGAAACGGACCAGGGAAAGATCTTGCCACGATATCTGGGCAAGCTGTCCGAGAGCATGCGTGACGACCAACGCTCCATCTTGGACGAGGTCGTTTCTTTGGCGTCCAACGTCGAACACATCAAAGACATCGTCCGCGCCCAACAATCCCACGCCGGCGCCTTCGGTGTGACCGAACAGTTGCAACCCGAATCGCTGTTCGAAGACGCGATCCGTTTCGTTCACGATTCTTTCTCCAAACACGACGTCAAACTGGTGCGTGAGTACGATCCGGTCGCGGTGATCGAAATCGAAAAGGCCAAGGCGATCCAAATCATCGTCAACCTGGTCAAAAATGCCAAGGAATCGGTGCTGGAACACGATTCGGACACCAAACGCGTGACGCTGCGGCTGCGGCAAGACGGCGACGAGGTCTGGTTCCAGGTCCGTGACAGCGGAATCGGAATTGCCCCCGACCGGATCACGACGATCTTCTCCAACGGCTTCACGACCAAAAAAGACGGACACGGTTTCGGGCTGCACGCGTCGGCGATCGCGGCCGTCGAAATGGGCGGCCGGCTGATGGTCCACAGCGATGGGATCGGAAAGGGAGCCACGTTCACGTTGGTCCTGCCGGTTTCGCTCCGCAGCCCGGGCAAAGCGTTTGCCGGTTAG
- a CDS encoding TonB-dependent receptor plug domain-containing protein, with protein sequence MFTVAAILVGAGTTGHAQQTAAPGVGADIAPPLADEDHATDGSDAADDDESFDSELDSLLEQDLGALRRTSVAPSLEVEVTSVSRQKSTIGRSPAAVFVITNEMIRRSGYQSIPEVLRLAPGLQVSRIDGNKWSISSRGESGRFSDKLLVQIDGRTVYNPLFAGVLWDVQDVLLEDVLRIEVIRGPGATVWGANAVNGVINILTKPSSQTHGSYAIAGAGTLEQGFVGGRLGGRTESGVDYRVWGKWYQRDEMDLVGGTPYDATEQARLGFRTDWTAPSDDQVSFQGQYYNGQSDSLSDRDFAGRLRFDQPVAGGNLLTRWTRKHSRDHESSLQLYYDRFDRKAYGFNQQTNIFDLDFQSHFRYRCDHAIIWGAGYRAIFDKLTNNDPVPYIAADPQQRTVQRFSAFIQDEMTLLEDVLYFTLGSKFSHNTFSNFELQPSARLLWLPSESDAAWCAISRAVRTPSRLSADGQLIVNQPTPLGNFPLMLFTDGDLGAENLVAYEVGYRQQTNEYLSWDATAYFHDYDKLHALRLNFPTVGVPFLDISDTASADGYGFELSATAQLTGCWTVRGWYAFQRIQFDEPPPSVPGTAGKSDALPRNQVSLTNSFDLRRGCQLDLITRYVDSLPAEATPSYLAVDTRLGWNLGRHLSASIVGRNLFDRRHYEFGPNLFTGDVPTEVPRSVHAYVEWRR encoded by the coding sequence GTGTTCACTGTCGCAGCGATTCTGGTCGGCGCGGGCACCACCGGGCACGCCCAGCAGACGGCCGCACCCGGCGTGGGGGCCGACATCGCCCCTCCGTTGGCCGACGAAGACCACGCGACCGACGGTTCCGATGCCGCGGACGATGACGAGAGTTTCGACAGCGAACTCGATTCCCTGTTGGAACAAGACCTCGGTGCGTTGCGGCGGACGTCGGTGGCCCCATCGCTGGAGGTCGAAGTCACGTCGGTCTCGCGTCAAAAGAGCACGATCGGCCGATCGCCGGCGGCCGTGTTCGTGATCACGAACGAGATGATTCGTCGCAGCGGGTACCAGTCGATCCCCGAAGTGCTTCGTTTGGCCCCAGGGCTGCAGGTGTCACGGATCGATGGCAACAAGTGGAGCATCAGCAGCCGCGGCGAGTCGGGGCGGTTCAGCGACAAGCTGCTGGTTCAGATCGACGGTCGCACCGTCTACAACCCGCTGTTCGCCGGGGTGTTGTGGGATGTCCAAGACGTGCTGCTGGAAGACGTGTTGCGGATCGAAGTCATCCGCGGCCCCGGAGCGACGGTGTGGGGCGCCAATGCCGTCAACGGTGTCATCAACATCCTGACCAAGCCCAGTTCCCAGACCCACGGCAGCTATGCGATCGCCGGTGCGGGAACGTTGGAACAAGGGTTCGTCGGCGGACGATTGGGCGGCCGAACCGAATCGGGAGTCGATTATCGGGTCTGGGGCAAGTGGTACCAGCGCGACGAAATGGATTTGGTCGGCGGCACGCCGTACGACGCGACCGAACAGGCACGGTTGGGTTTCCGCACCGATTGGACCGCGCCCTCGGATGATCAAGTCAGCTTTCAAGGCCAGTACTACAACGGCCAGTCGGACAGTTTGTCCGATCGCGACTTTGCCGGACGCCTGCGGTTCGATCAACCGGTCGCCGGGGGCAACCTGTTAACGCGTTGGACGAGAAAACACTCGAGGGATCACGAATCGTCGTTGCAACTGTACTACGACCGATTCGATCGCAAAGCCTACGGGTTTAACCAGCAAACGAACATCTTTGATTTGGATTTCCAAAGCCATTTCCGCTACCGATGTGATCACGCCATCATCTGGGGAGCCGGCTACCGCGCCATTTTTGACAAATTGACCAACAACGACCCGGTGCCCTACATCGCCGCAGACCCTCAGCAACGCACGGTGCAACGATTCAGCGCGTTCATTCAAGATGAAATGACGTTGCTCGAAGACGTGTTGTACTTCACGCTCGGATCAAAATTTTCGCACAACACGTTCAGCAACTTCGAACTCCAGCCGAGCGCGCGGTTGCTGTGGCTGCCCAGCGAATCGGACGCGGCGTGGTGCGCGATCTCACGCGCCGTCCGCACACCGTCGCGTCTGTCGGCCGACGGGCAATTGATTGTCAATCAGCCGACACCGCTGGGTAACTTTCCGTTAATGCTTTTCACAGACGGCGACTTGGGGGCGGAAAACTTGGTAGCCTATGAAGTGGGATATCGGCAACAGACCAACGAGTACCTTTCGTGGGACGCGACGGCCTATTTCCACGACTATGACAAATTGCATGCGCTGCGTCTGAATTTCCCGACTGTCGGTGTTCCGTTTTTGGACATCTCGGATACCGCGTCGGCCGATGGTTACGGCTTTGAGCTTTCCGCGACCGCTCAGCTGACCGGGTGTTGGACGGTTCGAGGCTGGTACGCGTTTCAGCGGATTCAGTTTGATGAACCGCCGCCGTCGGTCCCAGGCACGGCCGGCAAGTCGGACGCGTTGCCACGCAATCAAGTTTCGCTCACCAATTCCTTCGACCTTCGTCGCGGTTGCCAATTGGATCTGATCACCCGCTATGTCGACAGTCTGCCGGCCGAAGCAACGCCGTCGTATCTGGCGGTCGACACACGTTTGGGTTGGAACCTCGGACGCCATCTTTCCGCCTCGATCGTCGGGCGAAACCTGTTTGACCGGCGACACTACGAGTTCGGCCCCAATCTGTTCACCGGCGACGTTCCGACCGAAGTGCCGCGAAGCGTTCATGCGTACGTGGAGTGGCGACGATGA
- a CDS encoding YfiR family protein, which produces MNMNDNPSRRHVRRSVTRPIRLAVALLVMTGLVGAPTARADVGVATEQKVKVAYLYNFLRYVRWPETAHTDASSPMVIGIIDGDPHARLINQVAAKKKARGRSIVVRQFDSVGVIQACHLVFLHAGIASADEAEAIRRTEQQKSLLICESAEASRRGVPIRFFTDRDGTIGLRINIDAMARRGLQADAKLLNIATIERD; this is translated from the coding sequence ATGAACATGAACGACAATCCATCCCGGCGTCACGTTCGGCGATCGGTCACGCGACCGATCCGATTGGCCGTTGCTCTGTTGGTGATGACCGGTCTTGTGGGCGCCCCGACGGCACGGGCCGATGTCGGCGTCGCGACCGAGCAGAAAGTGAAGGTCGCCTACCTGTATAACTTTTTGCGTTACGTGCGTTGGCCCGAGACGGCGCACACCGATGCATCGTCGCCGATGGTGATCGGAATCATCGACGGTGATCCCCACGCTCGATTGATCAATCAGGTCGCGGCGAAGAAAAAGGCCCGCGGCCGGTCAATCGTCGTTCGACAATTCGATTCCGTCGGCGTGATCCAGGCTTGCCACCTGGTCTTTCTGCATGCGGGAATCGCGTCGGCAGACGAAGCCGAGGCGATCCGGCGGACCGAACAACAGAAATCGCTGTTGATTTGCGAGTCCGCCGAGGCATCCCGACGCGGCGTTCCGATCCGCTTCTTTACCGATCGCGACGGAACGATCGGGCTGAGGATCAACATCGATGCGATGGCCCGACGCGGTCTCCAGGCCGACGCCAAATTGCTGAACATCGCGACCATCGAGCGGGACTAG